A genomic segment from Phragmites australis chromosome 6, lpPhrAust1.1, whole genome shotgun sequence encodes:
- the LOC133920720 gene encoding lysine histidine transporter 2-like, which produces MEEYVETVKERKQEERLKNVNLDDWLPITSSRNAKWYYSAFHNVTAMVGAGVLGLPFAMSQLGWGFGTVVIVGSFGITLYTLWQMVEMHEMVPGKRFDRYHELGQHAFGEKLGLWIIVPQQLIVEVGTDIVYMVTGGQSLKKVYDLICNGRCKDIRLTFWIMIFAAAHIPLSQFPNFNSISAVSAAAAVMSLAYSMIAFFTSAAKGAHATAAVDYGLRAPTTAGKVFGVLNALGAVAFAYAGHNVVLEIQATIPSTPEQPSKKPMWRGVVVAYGLVALCYFTVAFTGYYAFGNSVNPNVLISLEKPRWLVAAANLMVAVHVVGSYQVYAMPVFDMIETVLVKKHRFTPGFRLRFVARSAYVLATMFVAMTFPFFDGLLGFFGGFGFAPTTYFIPCIIWLMLKKPKKYGLTWLINIFCIAIGVLLMLVSPVGGLRQIIHDARNFKFYS; this is translated from the coding sequence ATGGAGGAGTACGTGGAGACGGTGAAGGAGCGGAAGCAGGAGGAGCGGCTCAAGAACGTGAACCTCGACGACTGGCTCCCGATCACGTCCTCGCGCAACGCCAAGTGGTACTACTCGGCCTTCCACAACGTCACGGCCATGGTAGGCGCCGGCGTGCTCGGCCTCCCGTTCGCCATGTCGCAGCTCGGGTGGGGCTTCGGCACGGTGGTGATCGTGGGCTCGTTCGGCATCACGCTCTACACGCTGTGGCAGATGGTGGAGATGCACGAGATGGTGCCCGGGAAGCGCTTCGACCGCTACCACGAGCTCGGGCAGCACGCGTTCGGGGAGAAGCTGGGGCTCTGGATCATCGTGCCGCAGCAGCTCATCGTCGAGGTTGGCACCGACATCGTCTACATGGTCACCGGCGGCCAGTCGCTCAAGAAGGTTTACGACCTCATCTGCAACGGCCGCTGCAAGGACATCCGCCTCACCTTCTGGATCATGATCTTCGCCGCCGCCCACATCCCGCTCTCGCAGTTCCCCAACTTCAACTCCATCTccgccgtctccgccgccgcggccgtcaTGTCGCTCGCCTACTCCATGATCGCCTTCTTCACGTCGGCGGCCAAGGGAGCCCACGCCACGGCCGCCGTCGACTACGGGCTCAGGGCCCCCACCACGGCGGGGAAGGTGTTCGGCGTCCTGAACGCGCTCGGCGCCGTGGCGTTCGCGTACGCGGGGCACAACGTGGTGCTGGAGATCCAGGCCACCATCCCGTCCACCCCGGAGCAGCCGTCGAAGAAGCCCATGTGGCGCGGGGTGGTGGTGGCCTACGGCCTCGTCGCGCTCTGCTACTTCACCGTCGCCTTCACCGGGTACTACGCCTTCGGCAACTCCGTCAACCCCAACGTGCTCATCAGCCTCGAGAAGCCGCGGTggctcgtcgccgccgccaaccTCATGGTCGCCGTGCACGTCGTCGGCAGCTACCAGGTGTACGCCATGCCGGTGTTCGACATGATCGAGACCGTGCTCGTCAAGAAGCACAGGTTTACCCCGGGGTTCCGGCTCCGTTTCGTAGCCCGCTCCGCCTACGTCCTGGCGACCATGTTCGTCGCCATGACGTTCCCCTTCTTCGACGGCTTGCTCGGCTTCTTCGGAGGCTTCGGCTTCGCGCCCACGACATACTTCATCCCGTGCATCATCTGGCTCATGCTGAAAAAGCCCAAGAAGTACGGCCTGACATGGCTCATCAACATTTTCTGCATCGCCATCGGAGTGCTGCTCATGCTCGTCTCCCCCGTTGGAGGACTGCGGCAGATCATCCATGACGCCAGGAATTTCAAGTTCTACTCTTAA
- the LOC133922743 gene encoding uncharacterized protein LOC133922743 isoform X2, with protein sequence MGQALRRLFDSFFSTKEMRVVMLGLDAAGKTTILYRLHMGEVLSTVPTVGFNVEKVQYKNVVFTVWDVGGQEKLRTLWKMYLSNSDALIYVVDSLDRERIGNARQEFQTIIKDPLMANSIILVFANKQDLIYERFK encoded by the exons ATGGGGCAGGCTCTGCGCAGGCTCTTCGATTCCTTCTTCTCCACCAAGGAGATGAGG GTTGTGATGCTTGGTCTGGATGCAGCTGGTAAAACAACAATATTGTACAGGCTGCACATGGGAGAGGTTCTTTCAACAGTCCCTACAGTGG GTTTTAATGTTGAGAAGGTTCAGTATAAGAATGTGGTATTCACTGTTTGGGATGTTGGCGGGCAAGAAAAACTCAGGACACTGTGGAAGATGTACCTCAGTAATTCTGATGCACTG ATCTATGTCGTTGATTCTTTGGACAGAGAAAGGATTGGAAATGCGAGGCAAGAATTTCAG ACCATTATCAAGGACCCTTTGATGGCAAACAGCATAATCTTAGTATTCGCAAACAAACAGGACCTG ATTTATGAAAGGTTCAAATGA
- the LOC133922743 gene encoding uncharacterized protein LOC133922743 isoform X1, with protein MGQALRRLFDSFFSTKEMRVVMLGLDAAGKTTILYRLHMGEVLSTVPTVGFNVEKVQYKNVVFTVWDVGGQEKLRTLWKMYLSNSDALIYVVDSLDRERIGNARQEFQTIIKDPLMANSIILVFANKQDLRGAMSPEEVSEGLGLHDLRNRIWHIQGTCALRGEGLYDGLDWLASTLKQLQETGHATSVAGPSI; from the exons ATGGGGCAGGCTCTGCGCAGGCTCTTCGATTCCTTCTTCTCCACCAAGGAGATGAGG GTTGTGATGCTTGGTCTGGATGCAGCTGGTAAAACAACAATATTGTACAGGCTGCACATGGGAGAGGTTCTTTCAACAGTCCCTACAGTGG GTTTTAATGTTGAGAAGGTTCAGTATAAGAATGTGGTATTCACTGTTTGGGATGTTGGCGGGCAAGAAAAACTCAGGACACTGTGGAAGATGTACCTCAGTAATTCTGATGCACTG ATCTATGTCGTTGATTCTTTGGACAGAGAAAGGATTGGAAATGCGAGGCAAGAATTTCAG ACCATTATCAAGGACCCTTTGATGGCAAACAGCATAATCTTAGTATTCGCAAACAAACAGGACCTG AGAGGTGCAATGAGCCCAGAAGAGGTGAGCGAAGGACTGGGATTGCATGACCTCAGAAACAGAATATGGCATATACAGGGGACCTGCGCACTCCGTGGTGAGGGCCTATACGATGGGCTTGACTGGCTTGCATCCACACTGAAGCAGTTGCAAGAAACGGGTCATGCAACTTCAGTTGCTGGCCCGTCCATCTAA